The Sulfolobus sp. A20 genomic interval AAGTAAGTAAGTTTACAAATAATAACAGTTACTATATAGATTTTTTAAATGTATATAAGGGATCGATTGCTGGAATATTATATGATAGAGAGGTATTAATACTAGGAAATACTATAACCGAAAAGAAAGAGAAGTGGAGCTTCGTAACTTCTAGTAAAAGCATAAGGGAAATACTAGATGATATAAGAAATACGAGCAAAGTAGTGGACTATAAGGTAACAGATTATAATCCAATGCTTCATCCGAGCTTAACGGATATAGAGAAAAGAGTAATAATAGCGGCATTTAATCAAGGATATTTAGATTACCCGAGGAGGGCAAGTGCTGAGGAGTTAGCGGAAAAACTAAAAATGAGTAAGGTAACATTCCTTTATCATCTTAGAAACTCACAGAAAAAATTAATGAAATACTTTATAGAGAACATGCTATGAACTTTTTAAAGCTTCTCTAATCTCCTCCATTGTTTTAATATCATCAAGAGTTGAAATATCTCCAGGATTCTCGTTGGAAACTAAAGCCTTCAATAACCTCCTCATTATCTTACCGCTCTTTGTCTTAGGTAATCTTTTCACAAATACAACCTTATCAACAATATACCCAGCGTTCCTACAGAAATTCTTTATATCATTTTTCAAAATATCGTTAGCTTCAACACCTTGTCTAGGTACTACAAAAGCTATAATACTACCTCCTTGGCCTATCACAGCTGCCTCAGCCACACTGGGATAAGAAACTATTACACTTTCAACCTCTAAAGTACCTATTCTCTCTCCTTCAGCTCTTATTACATCGTCTGCTCTTCCTAAGACATACAAGTATCCATCTTCATCCGTAAAACCGTAGTCACCAGTATAGAAGTACCCCGGAAATCTTGACCAATACTGCTTTGTTATCCTCTCATAGTTCGGATCGTTCCACATTTTAGCTAACGCAGGAGATAACGGTTTCAACACGATATATCCTTTTTGTTTTGGAGGAAGGGGTTTACCTTCGTCATCTACTACTAAGAAATAGGAACTGGGAAATTGAATTCCTGCAGAACCTGCCTTAAATGGAATTTCTCCTATTCCGTAAGGAGTGGCCGCTATTGGGGTCAAATGTTCAGTCATCCAATATGCGTCAGCAATCTTAACGTTAGGTAAGTTATCATTAAGCCAATTCCATGCGCCTACGTTTAGAGGCTCACCAGTATTTAATACTATTCTTAAGCTCGAAATATCTCCAGACTTTACTGACTCCTCTCCCAAACTCTTCAAAGTGTATAAGGTA includes:
- a CDS encoding helix-turn-helix domain-containing protein gives rise to the protein MLKKVEVLVEHEDCWTFHMPFNAYTINLEVYPHKNYLRSRILVENLDKDMVNSMKNHRSVVRLNKVSKFTNNNSYYIDFLNVYKGSIAGILYDREVLILGNTITEKKEKWSFVTSSKSIREILDDIRNTSKVVDYKVTDYNPMLHPSLTDIEKRVIIAAFNQGYLDYPRRASAEELAEKLKMSKVTFLYHLRNSQKKLMKYFIENML